In Mycolicibacterium lutetiense, the sequence CAGGCCCGCGCGAACGTCTCCTGAACGACGTCCTCACGGTGCTGTACGTCGACGACGTGGCCCGCGACGAACCGCCGGACGGCATCGCCGTGAACGGTGTACAGCGTGGTCAAGAGCTGGTCGTCAGCCGCACGACCAAGCTGTGCGGCTGGCGACCGGCGACGTCGGGGACGGTTCAACACGGCTCAGTACCGCGGAACCCCGTCAGATTGCATAACCCCCCACTTGGAGTTGCCCAATTCCTTACCCACGCCGTTGTGCTGCCCGACAGTCGTGTCCTGGACGAACGTGTAGAGCGGGTGCGAATTCAAGGTCAACTGGCGGGTGCCATCGGGACGTAGATACACACCCAATACTCCATCAACGCCGGCCGCTTGCGCCGGCAGGGGGTCGGCGGCGAGGACGGCCGGCCACTTCTTCAGGCAACCCTCGCCGCATCCACTGCTGGCGGGAGTATCGCCTTCGAATGCATAGACCGTCATTCCCTGCGCGTCGACGATGATCTCGCCCAGATCCGATGTCTGCGTCGCAGTGACGGGCGCCGGTGTGACGGGCTCCTCGGCGTGTGCGTAACCCGCCGTGCCGAGTCCGACCACCATGCCGGCGGAAAACAGCCCCGCACCAACAGTTTTTCTCATCCGATTGATATCCACGGGCTTACGTACGCCGAGGGAGCTCAAGAAGTTCATCGCCCCCGAAAGTCATTCGGCGCAGCATGCCATCGCGCAGTGTCAGCGTGTGCAAGAGCACCGCTGACACGTGCGCGGCGATCATCACGACCAGGGCGTACGCAACGACCGAGTGGCCGTTGCGAAGCAGGCCGAACAGCTCAGCGTCCATCGGGGCGATCGGTGGCAGCCGTACGCCGCCCAACACGACGGGGACTCCACTCGCCGACAGCATTGCCCACCCCAGCAGCGGCTGCACCAGCAGCAGCACGTACATGCCGAGCTCCGAGCCGATGACGGCGATGCGCTCGACCCGTCCGACCGTGGCAGGCAGGGCGGGCCCGCGATCAGTGAGCCTGTTGATCAGACGGACCACGAATACCAGGAACACCAGGGCACCGAGAGCTTTGTGCACGCTGAGGAGCACCGCGTAGTCGGCCAGGGAGTTCGCCAGGAGGAATCCGACGACCAGTGTGCTGAACACGAGCACTGCGGCCAACCAGTGCAGAACGCGGGTGCTGACGGCGTAGCGGGAGCCGGATCGGGTAACCGACGCGATCATTGCGCCACCTCCCCGTCTTCGACCTGCGGCGCGGCTCCCGTAACGCCGGCGCGTCGGCGGAACGATGCCGCATACACCGCCGAGCGTGCGGGCAGCAGCGGGTCGTCCGAGGGCTCGATCCCGTCCGGCAGCACCATGGGGTCGAAGTTGACATCGCGGGCGTTCCCAGCCGATTCCGTCGCGACGGAGTCGAGCACCACGGTCCCGGTGTCGATCGTGCGCCGATCGGCCGGCCACGCGATGGTGGCATCGCGCACGTCGTCCTCCGGCTCGCCGATCGTCACGAGTAACCGCCAGCGCAGGGGCCCGGTGCGGATATCGCGAATAACGCTGTCGAACAACCTGTTCGGATTGCTCGACGATTTGTCGGGTGGCTTCACTTCCCGCATCGGGCTCAGTGACCATCGCACGGGTGCGCGGTCGCCATCCGCGTTCACAAAGTAGAAGGTGTTGAGCCCCCGGAAGGTGCTGTCGGCAAAACCCGAGGTGGGGGGTTGCTGCTTGATCGTCGACATCGCCCTGGCGGTTTCGGGGTGGGCGGTCAAGAAACGGGCCATGGCGGCGGGATCCGCCTTCCCGGTATCAGGCACCGGTTTGGAGGCGAGCAAGCGGTCATAGAAACCCTGCACCGAATTGTCCTGGAATACCGGCAGGTTCAGCATTGCGGTCCGCCATTGCCGGCCACCGGGATATCCGATCGCCAACCCCAGGCCGCGTGGGGCAGCGGTGGTATCGGACACCGTGGGGTTGCCTCCCGGCACCGAGAACCGGCCGACCAACGGAGTGCGGCCGGCCCGGAAAACAGCGGCCTTGGTCACTTCCTCACCGGCACCGTTGCTGTCGAAGAAACCGCTGACCGCAATGCCTTTCGCATGGTTCAGCCGATAGCCCCGATGAACCCCGGCGACCTCATGGAACGCGTCGACGAACGCCTGAGGGGTCAGCCTGCTCCGCGATCCGAGCGGACCGCGTGCGTAGAGCACCGCACCCAGGTCGGCGGCCAGGAAACCGCCGACGGCCGCGATACCGAGGACAACGCTGCGTCGAGTGACCACACCGCTACGCCGTGACGAGTGAACGACCGATCTGCGAACCATGAGCGACCTACCTATGCATGTTGGGCCAGTACCCGGAGGTATACGCCCAACGGGGACCAAAGGTTCACCGCCATCGATGGCAGGGTCGCAGGTTGCGGTCCGGGACAGCACGGGCCGACACGGTTTCACATACGATGCCTGTCACGCAGTGGGCGACGCAGTTGCTTTGACCGCCCTTTTCCTAGCGGCCGGCACCGTACGCTTGGGCGCGGTCCGCAGATGCGTCGCATACATCGCGAGCCCGGTGAAGGCCAAGCCCCCGACCAGATTTCCGGCCACCGTGGGGATTTCGTTCCACACCAGATAGTCCAGCAAGGTGAAGTTGCCGCCCAGCAACAGGCCTGACGGAAACAAGAACATGTTGACCACCGAGTGTTCGAAGGTCATCGCGAAGAACAGCATGACCGGCATCCACATGGCGATCACTTTTCCGGTGACATCCTTGGCGAGCAGCGCACCGACCACCCCGGTCGACACCATCCAGTTACACAGCACACCGCGTACAAACAAGGTCAGCATTCCGGGCAGTCCATGTTCGGCGTAACCGAGTGTGCGGCCCTCGCCAATGTGGCCGATGGCTTGACCGACTTCGTTCGGAGCGGTGGAAAAACCGTAGGTGAAGACGATAGCCATCAATACCGCGACGGTGAATGCACCGGCAAAATTGCCCACGAACACCAGACCCCAGTTGCGCAGCACCCCAACAAGAGTCACTCCGGGGCGCCGGTCGATCCAGGCCAGCGGAGCCAGGACGAACACACCCGTCAGCAAGTCGTAGCCGAGCAGGTACAACATGCAGAACCCGACGGGAAACAGCAATGCACCGATGATCGCATGGCCGGTTTGCACGGTCATCGTGACCGCGAAGACAGCCGCCAACGCAAGGATCGCGCCGGCCATATAGGCGCGAATCAGGGTGTCTCGCGTGGACATGAAGATCTTGGACTCCCCGGCATCGACCATCGCAGTGATCAACTCCGGGGGCTTGACGTAGGTCATCGGACTCCTCGCAACACGGTCAGGAACACCGGAACGCTAGGACCGCAATATTTCCCACCTGTGTCGCCAAGCCACGGCCAGTGTTAGCTTCCGATCACGCGCCTGTGGGCATCGCTGTGAGAACCAGCCGTTCCTCACACGCACCCCGGATTCAGACCGGGTGAATCCGGGGTTCCCGAGATGCAGAAGCACGCCATGGCGGCCTTTCGACAACCCCTACGGCCGTCGTGGCGACCCCTTCGAAGAAGTCGTGTCGTACATAGTTTTCCGGGACTCATCGCACCAGCGTGGCGCCGCCGTCCAAGCGGATCTGCTGCCCGGTCATGAACCGTGACTCGTCGGCCAGTAGATACAGGGCCGCATAGCCGGTTTCCCATGCGCTGGCCCGGCCCATCTTCAGTTTCACCACGTCGGCGTAGGCCTCGTCGACCTCATCGGGTTCGAATCCAAACAGCGACTGGGAATCTGTGTTGCCCAGCGTCGAGTCGATCGGGCCGAGCATCAGAGTGTTGGCACGAACACCGGCGCCGGCGTATTGGGCCGCGGTCAGTTCGCTGATGTAGTTCAGGCCGCACTTGCCCAGGGCGTAAGGCATGATCCCGATGTTGAGCCCGATTTCGTTCTTGATGCTAGCGATCGACGAAAAGTTGACGATGCTGCCGGTGGAACCGCCATCGTTCTTCTCCATGCATTGGGCCGCAAAGAGGTTGCAGTAGTAGCAGCCCAACATGTTCACGTTGATGCCATGGTTGAAGTCGTCGGCGCTCATCGAGTTGTTCACCCGGTCGAACGGCGGGTTGATCGCCACGCTGTAGACCATCCCGTCGACGCGACCACTGTTCTGCATCACGGTGTCGAAGATGCGTTGACAATCATCTTTTTCGGCCACATCGGCTTGAAGGGCATACGCCTTGCCGTTCTCTGCGGTGATCAGGTCCACCGTCTCCCGTGCGGCGGCGAGGTTGCGGTCCACTACCACCACCTCAGCGCCGTGGCGTGCCGCCACGACGGACGTGGCCCGGCCGTTGCCGATCTTGGGGCCGGGCATCTGCCCGCCGCCCACGACGACCACCACCTTGCCTGACAGGTCGAATGCGGTGCGGTCGCGACGATCGAAATCTATTGACATGATTGCTCTTTCCTTGAGTGGGACGCCAAACGGTCAGGGAAGGCGGATTGCCTGCTCCGGGCAGCCGTCGATCGCTTCGGCGACGGCACCTTCGAGCGCTGGAGGGATGTCGGTGACGATGGCCTCTGCGTAGCCTCCGTCGGTCAGGGTGAACACCTGCGGGCACAGCGCCGCGCATACTCCGTGTCCGCGGCACAGCTCGTCGTCGACCACAACCCTCATCGGGATGCCGTTTCCGTGTCTGCGGCAGGGGTCAGGTTGAGGTGCAGATCGGTGAGACCCCGCAGGATGTAGGTCGGCACGTAGTCGTAGCGCCGTGCGTCGGCGGCTCCGTGCCGGACCTCGTCTATCTCGATCGCACTGGTGCTCGCGAGTAGCCGCTGGATGACCACCTTCGCCTCGGCTCGGGCCAGTGGCGCGCCGATACAGCTGTGGACACCGCGTCCGAAGGCAATGTGCCGCCGGGCATTGTGCCGGTCCAGGTCGAAGACGTCGGGGTTGTCGAACTGGCGTGGATCACGGTTCGCCGCACCGTAATGCACCATCACCACAGTGCCCGCGGGAATCGCGACACCGCCGACCGTCGTCGTTGCGCGGGCGAGCCGGAAGTCACCTCGGATCGGACTCTCGAAGCGCAGCGCCTCCTCGATGAAATTCGAGACCTGGTCGGGGGTACGGCGCAGCCGCTCTTGGAGTTCGGGATCCTCAGCCAGAATCTTCAATGCCGAGGACAGCAACCGGACCGTGGTTTCCTGACCCGCCGAGAAGAGATTGGCTGCCACCCGCACCACATCGATGACCTCCGGGGTCGATCCATCCGGGAAGGTGGCCTGCGCCATCTCGGTCATGACATCACCACGGGGTTCGCGGCGCCGCTCCGAGATGTAGTCGGTGAACCGGGTGTAGAGGAACTCCAGCGGTGCATGCTGCATCACGGCGTCATCCGTACTGCCCAGCGAGTTATCCCCGGCCAGCCTTTCGGTGAGCTCGGGACGGTCCGCCTCGGGCACGCCGAGGAGATCCGCAATGACCAGCAGCGCGAAGGGATTCGCGACGGCGCGGATGAACTCGCCGCCACCATCAGCCACATAGGGTTCGAGCACCTGATCGGCAAGGCGCCACATGAACGCCTCGTTCTCCTTCAACCGTTTAGGGGTGATCAGTCGGCTGAGCAGCGAGCGGTGCGCGGTGTGCGTCGGCGGGTCGAACGACGGGAGTTGGTCGCTGAACGGCAACTCATCGCGGTGTGCCTCGATGAGCGCCCGCACCTCAGATTCGTCGAGCCCCTCCAGAGGCACCGGGAAACCTGGGGTCGGGCCGGTCACCGTGTTGCACGACGAGAACGATTCATGGTCGCCGAGCACGGCCAACGCCTCGTCGTATCCGGTGACGACCACGACGTCTTGTGACGGTTCGTGCAGCACGGGGTTGGCGGTCCGCATGCGCTCAAGGACCGGGTAAGGGTCCTTGACCAGCGTGGAGTCATGGAAGAAGTCGACGCCCTCGAGTGGGGACGTCTCGTGCGAAGTCTGCTGCGGTGCGGTGTTCAACGGCATGGAGTGCTCCTCGACTGGGCTGAGGCAAGCTGACCCACTTGGCACAGATTTACTGACCAAACGTACAGCTGGTTACTGACCAATCGTACAGGCATATACTTTACGAATGGTCAGCCTGAGGGAAATTGTTAGCAAAGCTACATTTAGGGCGCCCCGGTGAACGGTCCCGCACCGGGCGCCGGCGGCACGACCCGCCAGAAGTTGATCGACGCCGCCATCGAGCTGTTCAGGCAACACAGCGTCGCCGGTACCTCGCTGCAAATGATCTCCGATGAGCTCGGTCTGACGAAATCCGCTATCTACCACCATTTTCGTACTCGCGACGAGCTGTTGAGCACCATCATGGAGCCTGTCATCGGTGAGCTCGTCGAACTCGTGGAGACTGCCGAAGCCCAACGCGGGAGTCGCGCACAAGCCGAATCGATGCTCGCCGGCTATGTGGCCCTCGCGGTATCGCACCGCGACCTGTTCCCCATCCTCACCGGCGACCCCGGCGTTGCCGAACTCCTACGCCAACAACCGCAATGGCGCGCGATCGTGAAACGCCAAGCGAATCTGCTCGCCGGCGCCGAACCCGGTGCGGGCGGCCAGGTGCGCGCCGCCATCGTCATGGCCGGCATCTCGGCGGCCGTCGGCGTGGACTTCGACGGCGTCGATGACCGCGAGCTCTACGACCAACTGGTCACCGCGGCCAGGCGCACACTCAACCTCCGACCACCAAGGCCGGGGACGCCGAGCGACACAACGCCAGGTCCGACTTCCCGCTGAAGTGGGACGCGGCGCCAAACATCATCTGCCGCTGTCAATTGTCAAACTCGATGGCGGACAAGCTTTTCCATCCAAATGGCGAACCTGAGAACGAGACGATTGCAGCACTATGTGGGTAGGTCAGGTTGCGGTTGGCAGGTGAAAGTGAGCCGGAATTTGCCGATCTGTATTTCATCACCGCTGGATAGAGGTCGGGATTGGATCTGGACGCGGTTGACGTAGGTGCCGTTGAGGCTGCCGACGTCGACCACCCAATATTCGCCGTCGAGCCAGCGGAATTCGGCGTGGCAGCGGCTGACCGTGATGTCGTCGAGAAACACCGAAGCGTCGGGGTGACGGCCGGCAACGGTGACGGGATGGGGCAGCTCGAACCGGCCGCCCATCTGGGGACCGCGGGTCACCACCAGCGCACCCGAGCCGAGGCCGGCCCCCGATTCTGCTGTCGCCGTGGACACGGCGGGGCCCGCGGCCGGGCCGTCGGGGGCGCGGTAGACAGCGGCGGTGTGTACGTCCGCGTCCTCGGAGGCGGAGGGGTGATCGGTATCGTTCATCGAGGGTTCCTTTGTCCTGGTCGGTGAGGTCGCGATCGGCTGGGTGGGCGCCGACCCAGTGACCTCAGGTGGGCGACGTGGGCTGGACATTGGTGTGGGTGCGGGCGTGGGCGATGGCGTCATCGAGGGTGTCGATGAGGTGTTTCTCGTGGCGCAGCGATTCGATGATGCCGACGTTGGTGAGCAGGTCTCGATGCTCACGTTGCACACCTTTGATGATGACGGTGATGCCACGGGCTTCGAGGTCCTCGGCGATCTGCGCCAAGGTGTGGGCGCCGGTGGCATCGAGCATGCCCAGTTGGGACAGCCGGATGATCACCACCGTGGTGTCGGAATGGTGGGCATCGACGATGGAGGCCGAGATACGTTCTGCGGCACCGAAAAACATGGCTCCGTCAAGCCGAAGCACGGCGATCTGCTCATCACCGGGCAACGGTGGACCGGGTAAGTCTTCGCGGACAACGCTGCTGCGGCGTGCCAGGGTGCGCAACGCGAACAGCGCAGTGGCCGCGATACCGATCTCGACGGCCTGGATCAAATCGAAACACACCGTGACTGAGGCAGTCAGCACAAAGGTCGCCGCGCCGGAGCGGCTGGACCGCAGGATCTGCATCACCGTGTGCCACGAGATCATCCGGCACGACGTCACCATCAACACCGCCGACAGCGCAGCCAACGGGATCGCCCCGACCGGGCCGCTGACCAGGTAGACGACCGCGAGCAGCAGTATCGAGTGCACGATGGCCGCCGCCCTGGTTCGCGCCCCGGATCGCACGTTGACCGCGGTACGCGCGATCGCGCCGGTCGCGGGCATCCCCCCGAACACCCCGGAGGCTACCGAGGCCAGTCCCTGACCGATCAGTTCGCGGTTGGGGTCATAGGGCCCGGTCGATGACATGGTGGCTGCCACCCGCGCCGAGAGCAGCGATTCGATCGCGGCCAGCGCGGCAATCGCTAACGCGGCACCGAACAGCGTATGCAGCACAGCCAGATCGGCGTGCGGCCACACCGGCACCGGCAACTGTGACGGCAGCGCGCCGATAGCGGTGGCCGGCAGGCCGAAGCCGGCTACCAGGACGGTGGCCGCGATCACGGCCAGCAGCGACGACGGCGCCGCCGGGTGCAGCCGCGGTAGGACCAGCATCAGCGCCACCACCAGGGCCACGACGACCAGTGCCGGTCGCGCCGCTACCCAGGTTGCGTCGGAGGCGACCGCGGCCGCGGCGATCAGCGGGGACTCCCCTTGCGGAACAGGCTGCCCGAGGGCGGACGGGACCTGCTGCAGGAAAATGATGATAGCGATGCCGAGAGTGAAGCCTTCGATCACCGGCCACGGGATGAAGGTCACCGTCCGGCCCAGGCCCGTGATGCCGGCGATCACCACGATCACCCCGGCCAGCACCGTGACCAGCGCGACACTGCCCAGCCCGTAATGGGTGACGATCGGTGCCAGCACCACGGCCATCGCTCCGGTCGGGCCCGATACCTGCACATGCGAGCCGCCGAACACCGCGGCCACCACCCCGGCCACGACTGCGGTGACCAGTCCGGCGGCCGCTCCCACTCCGGAACTGATACCGAACGCCAGGGCCAACGGCAGTGCCACTACCCCGACCGTGAGACCGGCCATCGCGTCGCGGCGCCACGATCGGGCCAGGCCCGTGTAGTCCGCGCGCCTGGGCAGAAGCCGGACGACGCTGTCACGGGCAGCGCCCATCATTGCGGTGTTCCGATAGGTGGTAGTGAACCGACGGCCTCGAGCTGATCACGCTGAGCCGCAAGGGTATCGGCCAGGAACGAGCGGGCGATGAGTAGCAGTTCGGCGATCTTCGGGTGCGCAAGGGTGTAGTACACCGCGTTGCCGACGCGGTGCCCGCTGACCACGTGATGACGTTTGAGAACCGCCAGATGCTGCGAGAGCAGGGTCGGTTCGATATCGCTGGCAGCCAGGATCGCACTGACCGGGGTCGGGTCCTCGCTCATAGACAGGATCTCCAGCACCCGGATCCGCGCCGGGTGCGCCAACGCTTTGAACAGGTTGGCCTTGATCTCGTACAACGGCCGCTCGCGACCATCCAGAACACTGCCGACCACCACAGCACCCCTACTCACGATTGATGGATTGAGGAGATTCGCAATCCATCATAGATGGGCGTTACTCTTCGGCCATGTCCCGTGGTGACACTCAACGAACGAAGCCGGGCCCGCTGCAGTACATCGGGTATTGCTACGGCAAGCGGCTACCCGACTCGATGCGCGATTGGGTGGCCAACGACCTGGCGGGTCCAGGGGCCACGGTCCGGATGATGGCCCGCGTCGCGATCCCCGCGATCCTCGTGCTGGCGCCTATCTGGTTCATCCCGATGTCGCTCTACCTGCACGCCAGCATGACCGTGCCCATCTTCATCCCGTTCGTCTACTTCTCCCACGCGCTGAACAAGATTTGGCGGCGTCACATGCTCGTCAAGCACGGCCTCAACCCGGCCCTCATCGACGAGCTCTCACGCAAGAAGAATGCGCACATTCACCAGGCCTACGCCGAACGCTACGGACCCCGCTCCGGCCCGCACAGCAGCGGCCACATCTGAGGTCGCAAAATTGCGCGGCCCGTCGCAGGCTCGGGCTGGCATCGCAACCTGTCTGGCTGACGGCCCTGGGCATGTGTGCAGGTTCAAGTTCAGTGACGTCGTGGCACGTTCGGTGTCGGCGGTGACGGAGTGCACAAGGTGACGATGCGCGGGAAGGTGGCAGCGGTGGTCGCGATTCGGGTTGTGGTGGCAGATGATTCGCCAGCGCGGGCAGTGCGGGCCGAGGCCCTGCGCGGTAGTGGGATGCGGCTGGTGGGAGAGACCTCCGACGGGTTGGCCGCGCTCGAGCTCATCCGGGCACATCGTCGACGAATCTCGACGGTGACCATCAGCGGCATCCATAAGCACTGCTAATGCACATGAAGAATCATTAGCTGTACTTGATCTCCGCGCGTCCATAGCCTCGAACGCATGGCTTCACCTGTGCTCATCGGATTCCTCAGCACTATGGCGTTGATCGCCGCGATCGGCGCACAGAACGCCTTCGTGTTGCGTCAGGGCATCCGTGGGGAGCACATCGTCGCTGTCATCGCGTTGTGCACGGTCTCCGACCTGATCCTGATCGCCGCCGGCATCGCCGGCGTCGGCGCCCTGATCACCGCACACCCCGACGCCATGGCGGTAGCGAAGTTCGGCGGCGCGGCCTTCCTGATCGGCTATGGCGTGCTCGCCGCGCGTCGCGCGTTCCGGCCGTCGACGCTCAATCCGTCCGAGCGCACCCCGACTCGCCTGGCCGAGGTGCTGGTCACCTGCGTGGCACTGACCTGGCTGAACCCGCATGTGTACCTCGACACCGTGGTGCTGCTCGGATCGCTGGCCAACGAACATCACGACCAGCGCTGGCTGTTCGGTGCGGGCGCGGTGGCGGCGAGTGCGGTGTGGTTCACCGGACTTGGTCTTGGAGCCCGCCGACTGGCCGGACTGTTCGCCACGCCGATGACCTGGCGCATCCTCGACGGGCTGATCGCGGTGATGATGATCGCGCTCGGGACGAGCCTCGCGGTGTCCTGAGCGCCGTTCGCCGGTGCCCCTCGAATCACGATTCGCCGGGGCGGGTCTCGATCCGTTTCCGGCGATGAGACAGAATCAGCAGGTGAACCGTATGTTCCGGCGTGGAGTGCCCTCAGAGGTCCCCCACCCGACGGCCAATGCGCCGACGTGGTTCACCGCCGCGCTGGAACAGACGGCCGAACACTCGACAATCGATGTCGACGGCTGCGCCATCCATGTGCGGACCTGGGGCGATCCGGATAATCCGCCGCTGGTGTTCGTCCACGGGGGTGGCGCCCACTCCGGCTGGTGGGATCACATCGCCCCGTTCTTCGCCGCCACCCATCGAGTAATCGCTCCCGATCTCAGCGGGCACGGCGACAGCGGCGCCCGCACCGAATATGCCCTGTCGATCTGGGCGCGGGAGGTCCTCGCCGCATCGGAAGCCTCCGGATCCTCGGCGCGGCCCACGATCGTCGGCCACAGCATGGGCGGCTGGGTCGGCGCCTCGGCCGCCACCCGCTACGGCGCACAGATCGACAGCATCCTGGTCATCGATTCGCCGCTGCGCGATCGCGCCCCGGAGGAGGTCCGGTTGCGCAACCGTCGCCGCGACACCGCCGGGTACTCCACCGAAGACGAGATCCTGGCCCGATTCCGGGCGGTACCGAAGCAGGATGTGACGCTGCCCTACATCGGTCACCACATCGCCGTGCAATCCGTGCGCAAGACCGACGACGGGTGGGTGTGGAAGTTCGACCCGGACATCTTCGGCGGCCATCTCATGGACGAGACGTCCACCGACGAGGAGCTCCTGGAGAACACCTTCGCCCGAATCCCCTGCCGGGTCGGGTATTTGCGGTGCGAGGACGGGGTGGTTCCGCCCCAGATGGCCGCCCAGATCCGGTCGATGCTGCAACTACGCGGCCCGTTCGTCGAACTCGCCGAGGCCGGCCACCACCCGATGTTGGATCAACCGCTCCCACTGGTGGCGACCATCCGGACCCTGTTGGAGTTCTGGTCGATCACGTAGCACCCAGCGAACCGGCAGCCGAGGTGGCTGCCACCGATCAAGTCCGACGATGATCATGAATTACAGTCATCTCAATCCCAGATGACTTTTGTCAGTGCGCGGATCAGCCCGGCACAATCCCCGAGGCATCGAGTGATGATTCGGCGCCCATTCTTTCGGCCGTGGCTGTCGGAGGCTGTCTGCCTCCCAGGGGAGAATGTTTAGGCCGCCCGCCCACAGCGAGCGGTTGGAACCGATCGCTCCGGCATCGGCCCTGGTGGGAAAGGACCAGCAGTGAGTTACAACGCCGCAGACATCACCGAGCTCGACGATGTCCAGCACACCCGCCTGCGGCCGGCGGTGAACCTGGGTCTCGACGTGCTCAACACGGCGTTGCGCGAACTGGTGGACAACGCGATCGAAGAGGTCGCCGATCCCAGCCACGGCGGGTCCACGGTCACCATCACCCTGCACGCCGACGGCTCGGTCAGCGTCGCCGACGACGGTCGCGGCCTGCCCGTCGACTCCGACCCCACCGGCA encodes:
- the lysE gene encoding L-lysine exporter, producing the protein MASPVLIGFLSTMALIAAIGAQNAFVLRQGIRGEHIVAVIALCTVSDLILIAAGIAGVGALITAHPDAMAVAKFGGAAFLIGYGVLAARRAFRPSTLNPSERTPTRLAEVLVTCVALTWLNPHVYLDTVVLLGSLANEHHDQRWLFGAGAVAASAVWFTGLGLGARRLAGLFATPMTWRILDGLIAVMMIALGTSLAVS
- a CDS encoding alpha/beta fold hydrolase, which produces MFRRGVPSEVPHPTANAPTWFTAALEQTAEHSTIDVDGCAIHVRTWGDPDNPPLVFVHGGGAHSGWWDHIAPFFAATHRVIAPDLSGHGDSGARTEYALSIWAREVLAASEASGSSARPTIVGHSMGGWVGASAATRYGAQIDSILVIDSPLRDRAPEEVRLRNRRRDTAGYSTEDEILARFRAVPKQDVTLPYIGHHIAVQSVRKTDDGWVWKFDPDIFGGHLMDETSTDEELLENTFARIPCRVGYLRCEDGVVPPQMAAQIRSMLQLRGPFVELAEAGHHPMLDQPLPLVATIRTLLEFWSIT